The Fortiea contorta PCC 7126 genome has a segment encoding these proteins:
- a CDS encoding DUF1815 family protein yields MFLRLAHQHRQFVQDLVMNLQALAIVLERRGYLASCYTCGDQMNSASFMVSLGDNHLIRFLVSDYGITWTEMRDDRELMKLEGAEAINQLQELANIVKQPLPAVAENKALAKKF; encoded by the coding sequence GTGTTTCTAAGACTAGCGCATCAACATCGGCAATTTGTCCAAGACTTGGTAATGAACCTCCAAGCCTTGGCGATCGTTCTCGAACGGCGCGGATACTTGGCGTCCTGCTACACTTGCGGCGACCAAATGAACAGTGCATCATTTATGGTTAGCTTGGGAGACAATCACCTGATTCGGTTTTTAGTATCCGATTATGGGATTACTTGGACAGAAATGCGGGACGATCGCGAATTGATGAAATTAGAAGGTGCTGAAGCCATTAACCAGCTACAAGAACTGGCTAATATTGTCAAGCAACCTTTACCAGCCGTTGCGGAAAATAAAGCCCTAGCTAAGAAGTTTTAA
- a CDS encoding DUF2839 domain-containing protein has translation MGEAKRRKTSLGEQYGQDTRILPWIPITKNQADLFVSWSTRGAWIGIGVMVVAWVTIRFIGPAFGWWHVV, from the coding sequence ATGGGTGAAGCAAAACGGCGCAAAACGTCACTGGGAGAACAATACGGTCAAGACACTCGCATCTTACCTTGGATACCCATCACCAAAAATCAAGCAGATTTGTTTGTGAGTTGGTCAACTCGCGGTGCTTGGATTGGTATTGGTGTTATGGTTGTCGCTTGGGTAACTATCCGGTTTATTGGCCCAGCTTTTGGTTGGTGGCATGTGGTATAA
- a CDS encoding helicase C-terminal domain-containing protein — protein sequence MIEAEVHLSLHNFLRSQAGFPSWHHHLTMARLVARALRLGRSALIQVGAVCGYQGRYRTSFVASALMWHGPVIIVAPEAVQQRLLKIEIPRLQQWLQAKKTIRTGDTWPGTEFQGLLLISPAAWLKGQLETAEHFPPGVPTIIDGVDDLEDWVRDQLTQIIQPQDWEQLMLACPHEAELIRSARSQLTRELFQHPPNPYECYLISQPEVEILHHLYSALDQAQLPDSWQNFWQQFAISHESSPHDSISPSLLWATITRRQGLFSLHCAPIELDKKLALIWQRQPVVLIGSALEPETEAPLFRQRLGLADVTCLKFAADSQGEAIQLYVPYKLPLPNTPEFQAAFIHKVRTLLCLSATAPGLTVILVGDVPLKAQVAAVLAGEFGSRVQVEKTCLDENGILISGWEFWREHQGVLPAPQLLIIATLPLPSLESPLVAGRVAHYKRSHQDWFRLYLLPTALNELQRAIAPVRENQGIVALLDSRVVNRSYGAQILSSLSPLARINYLDPSLFAHPHSED from the coding sequence GTGATTGAGGCAGAAGTTCATTTGTCATTACATAACTTCCTGCGATCGCAGGCGGGGTTTCCTTCTTGGCACCATCATTTGACGATGGCGCGGTTGGTAGCAAGAGCCTTGCGCTTGGGACGTAGCGCCCTAATTCAAGTAGGAGCAGTTTGCGGTTATCAAGGGCGGTATCGCACTAGTTTCGTAGCATCAGCCTTGATGTGGCACGGGCCGGTAATTATTGTTGCCCCAGAAGCAGTACAGCAACGCTTACTCAAAATAGAAATTCCTCGCTTACAGCAATGGTTACAAGCCAAAAAGACCATCAGAACAGGCGACACTTGGCCGGGTACTGAGTTTCAAGGGTTACTGCTGATTTCCCCCGCAGCTTGGTTAAAAGGACAACTAGAAACTGCTGAACATTTTCCCCCAGGAGTACCGACAATTATTGATGGGGTGGATGATTTAGAAGATTGGGTACGTGACCAGCTGACCCAAATTATTCAACCCCAGGACTGGGAACAACTCATGTTGGCTTGTCCCCACGAAGCTGAGTTAATTCGTTCGGCGCGATCGCAATTGACCCGCGAACTTTTCCAGCATCCCCCCAATCCTTACGAGTGCTATCTGATTTCTCAGCCGGAAGTCGAGATTCTGCACCATCTTTATTCGGCTTTAGACCAAGCTCAACTCCCGGATTCTTGGCAAAATTTCTGGCAACAATTCGCAATTAGTCATGAAAGCTCTCCCCACGACTCCATCTCCCCATCCCTTCTCTGGGCGACTATTACCCGTCGTCAAGGTTTATTTTCTTTGCACTGCGCTCCCATTGAATTAGATAAAAAACTGGCGCTAATTTGGCAGCGTCAACCTGTAGTATTAATTGGTAGCGCCCTAGAACCGGAAACTGAAGCGCCTCTGTTCCGTCAGCGTCTGGGTTTAGCAGATGTAACTTGCTTAAAGTTTGCTGCTGATAGTCAAGGGGAAGCAATTCAACTATATGTACCTTATAAGTTACCTTTACCCAACACACCAGAATTTCAAGCAGCATTTATTCACAAGGTACGGACGCTGTTATGTTTAAGCGCCACAGCACCAGGATTAACGGTGATCTTAGTAGGGGATGTACCACTCAAAGCGCAAGTAGCAGCGGTTTTAGCAGGTGAATTCGGTTCGCGGGTACAGGTAGAAAAAACTTGTTTAGATGAAAATGGGATTTTAATCAGCGGTTGGGAATTTTGGCGTGAACACCAAGGTGTTTTACCTGCACCTCAGCTGTTAATTATTGCTACTTTGCCTTTACCATCTTTGGAAAGTCCTTTAGTAGCTGGTAGAGTAGCTCACTATAAGCGATCGCATCAAGATTGGTTCCGTTTATACTTATTGCCTACAGCTTTAAATGAATTACAGCGCGCGATCGCACCAGTCCGCGAAAATCAAGGGATCGTCGCTTTACTTGATAGCCGTGTAGTTAACCGCAGCTACGGTGCTCAAATTCTCTCGTCCCTCAGTCCTCTAGCACGAATTAACTACCTCGATCCCAGTTTATTTGCTCATCCCCATTCGGAAGATTGA
- the lysS gene encoding lysine--tRNA ligase, protein MAEEDIRAARLEKVEQLKQLGFNPYAYSWQSTHHAAQLQEKFADLPSGEEVNLEVAVAGRIMARRVFGKLAFFTLQDETGTIQLYLEKNRIQEGMAQIDAEAFNHIKQLTDAGDILGVKGTIKRTEKGELSVYVKEYSILTKSLLPLPDKWHGLTDVAKRYRQRYVDLIVNPEVRQTFRRRAQITAGIRRYLEQRDFLEIETPVLQSEAGGADARPFVTYHNTLEMELYLRIATELHLKRLIVGGFEKVFELGRIFRNEGISTRHNPEFTTIEIYQAYADYNDMMALTEGIITTVAQEVLGTLEITYQGETVDLTAPWRRVTMHDLVKEYTGLDFHAFSTLEEAKLASKNAGIPDTDTVESIGKLLNLVFEEKVETNLIQPTFVIDYPVEISPLSKPHRSQPGLVERFELFAVGRETANSFSELTDPIDQRERLEAQAARKAAGDLEAQGVDEDFLTALEYGMPPTGGLGIGIDRLVMLLTNCASIRDAIAFPLLKPTSSVIKEFRYDSKTQTLTIEFSGGSVYEYYKVPVDIKEALENAPSDGQYFNKFIKGKFSEEQLS, encoded by the coding sequence ATGGCGGAAGAAGATATCCGTGCTGCTAGACTCGAAAAAGTAGAACAACTCAAGCAACTAGGTTTTAATCCCTATGCTTACAGTTGGCAATCTACTCATCACGCAGCACAATTACAAGAAAAATTTGCCGATTTACCCAGTGGTGAAGAAGTTAATTTAGAAGTTGCTGTTGCTGGACGCATTATGGCGCGCCGCGTCTTTGGTAAACTAGCTTTCTTCACCCTACAAGACGAAACCGGCACAATTCAGCTTTATTTAGAGAAAAACCGCATCCAGGAAGGTATGGCACAGATTGATGCTGAAGCCTTCAACCACATCAAACAACTCACAGATGCAGGCGATATTCTGGGAGTCAAAGGTACTATTAAACGGACTGAAAAGGGCGAATTATCGGTCTACGTTAAAGAATACAGCATCCTGACAAAATCTTTGTTGCCTTTACCTGATAAATGGCACGGGTTAACCGATGTCGCCAAACGCTACCGCCAGCGTTACGTTGACTTGATAGTTAATCCTGAAGTCCGCCAAACATTTCGTCGTCGCGCTCAAATAACGGCGGGAATTCGTCGCTATCTAGAACAGCGAGATTTTCTAGAAATTGAAACACCAGTTTTGCAAAGTGAAGCAGGTGGTGCGGATGCGCGTCCCTTCGTTACTTATCACAACACTTTAGAAATGGAGTTGTATCTGCGAATTGCGACAGAACTCCATCTCAAACGATTGATTGTTGGTGGGTTTGAAAAAGTTTTTGAATTGGGGCGAATTTTTCGGAATGAAGGTATTTCTACTCGACACAATCCCGAATTTACCACAATTGAAATCTACCAAGCCTACGCCGATTACAATGATATGATGGCGTTGACTGAGGGGATTATTACTACCGTCGCTCAAGAAGTGCTCGGCACATTAGAAATTACCTACCAAGGGGAAACTGTAGATTTAACTGCTCCTTGGCGACGGGTAACAATGCACGATTTAGTGAAAGAATATACAGGCTTAGATTTCCATGCTTTTTCTACATTAGAAGAAGCAAAATTAGCGAGTAAAAATGCTGGAATTCCCGACACAGATACAGTTGAATCAATAGGAAAATTACTCAATTTAGTTTTTGAAGAAAAGGTAGAAACTAACTTAATTCAGCCTACCTTTGTCATCGATTATCCTGTGGAAATTTCACCTTTATCTAAACCCCATCGTTCCCAACCAGGATTAGTAGAACGATTTGAGCTATTTGCTGTAGGGAGAGAAACAGCTAATAGTTTCTCAGAACTTACCGACCCGATTGACCAAAGAGAGCGTTTAGAAGCACAAGCAGCGAGAAAAGCGGCTGGTGATTTAGAAGCTCAAGGAGTTGATGAAGACTTTTTGACAGCGTTAGAATATGGTATGCCACCCACAGGCGGGTTAGGAATTGGGATTGATAGATTGGTGATGCTATTAACTAATTGTGCCAGTATTCGAGATGCGATCGCATTTCCTTTACTCAAACCTACCAGCAGTGTCATCAAAGAATTTCGTTACGATTCCAAAACTCAAACACTAACTATTGAATTTAGCGGTGGTAGTGTTTATGAGTATTACAAAGTCCCCGTTGATATCAAAGAAGCCTTAGAAAATGCACCGTCAGATGGTCAATACTTTAATAAGTTTATTAAAGGCAAATTTTCCGAAGAACAATTAAGTTAA